One Mycoavidus sp. B2-EB genomic region harbors:
- a CDS encoding ABC transporter substrate-binding protein yields MEDQNKPNNNRRNLMKAVAAVGITAVSIPFIMTSRKTAQKRLPHKDQDIVIRTSGGKSHLAYTKILFEPFTEETGIKVTGIPSNVEPIAEIKTMVNTQTYHWSMACLGSRAIPILSQLGYLEPHGLMNDNVVKNMIPQALSNYSVGKNVYTTVLAYRTDIFKGRSIPRTWGDFWNVEKFPGLRGLRQIPFDTLEEALMADGVAPSEVYSCADGVNRAFRSLDKIKSHISIWWQNNPQAEHLLKAGEVHLIPAFSTSVISAMEAGAPVTFSWDQHIYAYDSWTILRGAPNADACREFIRFATDPERQARLIPYGIAPTQPAALEPSILKKNDINPKYLTLLATYPDNLKKGLFNDGLYWMDKHSSIIERFNEWRLGQAGA; encoded by the coding sequence ATGGAAGATCAAAATAAGCCTAACAATAACCGCCGTAACCTGATGAAGGCAGTCGCGGCGGTAGGGATAACAGCAGTTTCTATTCCGTTCATTATGACTTCTCGAAAAACGGCTCAGAAACGCCTTCCTCATAAAGATCAAGACATTGTCATTCGCACTTCGGGCGGGAAAAGCCACCTCGCTTATACCAAGATACTTTTTGAACCTTTTACCGAAGAAACAGGTATTAAAGTAACTGGCATTCCATCCAATGTGGAGCCTATCGCAGAAATTAAAACGATGGTTAATACGCAAACGTATCACTGGAGTATGGCGTGTTTAGGCAGCAGAGCAATCCCCATTCTTAGTCAGTTAGGCTATTTAGAACCGCATGGGCTAATGAATGATAATGTCGTCAAAAACATGATTCCGCAGGCTTTATCAAACTATAGCGTTGGGAAGAATGTTTACACTACAGTATTGGCCTATCGGACAGATATTTTTAAAGGCCGTTCTATACCGAGAACGTGGGGAGATTTTTGGAACGTGGAAAAATTTCCTGGCCTGCGCGGCCTACGTCAAATCCCGTTCGATACGCTTGAAGAAGCGCTGATGGCTGATGGCGTGGCTCCTAGCGAAGTGTATTCTTGTGCGGATGGAGTTAACCGTGCATTTCGCAGCTTAGATAAAATTAAGTCGCATATCTCTATCTGGTGGCAGAATAACCCGCAAGCTGAGCATCTATTAAAAGCCGGGGAAGTGCATCTGATTCCGGCTTTTTCCACTTCTGTCATATCTGCCATGGAGGCGGGGGCACCCGTTACATTCTCCTGGGATCAACACATTTACGCATATGACAGTTGGACTATTTTAAGGGGAGCACCTAACGCTGACGCTTGCCGAGAATTTATCCGGTTTGCGACGGATCCTGAGAGGCAAGCGCGCCTTATACCCTATGGGATTGCACCCACTCAACCGGCCGCGTTGGAACCCAGTATTTTGAAAAAAAACGATATTAATCCCAAGTATCTAACGTTACTCGCAACGTACCCAGACAATTTAAAAAAAGGCCTGTTTAATGATGGTTTGTATTGGATGGATAAGCATAGCTCGATTATCGAACGGTTTAACGAATGGAGGCTAGGCCAAGCAGGCGCTTGA
- a CDS encoding ABC transporter ATP-binding protein, with the protein MKPNLLTIRQLSISFGGPPVVERIDFDIAPGEVVGIVGESGCGKSITMLALMGLIDAPGQVRADKIQFNGQDLLNASPRARRKIIGKDISMVFQDPLASLNPSYTVGAQIKEVLHQHEDLRGAALHARTLELLDQVGISDAKNRINSFPHQLSGGMNQRVMIAMAIACNPKLLIADEPTTALDVTIQAQIMQLLVDLQKERCMALVLISHDLAVVSQVARRVAVMYAGEIVETNDVPKIFEQPHHPYTEALLTAIPEHNRGAKRLVALSGVVPGHQDRPPGCLFAPRCKYRIDACEQARPPLTPLEGGAVRCIKPLNLQSAAHTPAASYFTS; encoded by the coding sequence ATGAAACCAAACCTTTTAACTATCCGCCAGCTTTCGATCAGTTTTGGTGGACCGCCAGTCGTGGAGCGCATCGATTTCGACATTGCACCTGGCGAGGTCGTAGGGATTGTCGGTGAATCAGGGTGTGGCAAAAGCATTACCATGCTGGCTTTAATGGGACTCATTGATGCACCGGGTCAAGTACGCGCCGACAAGATCCAGTTCAATGGGCAAGATTTGCTCAATGCATCGCCTCGGGCCCGGCGAAAAATTATCGGCAAAGATATTTCAATGGTGTTTCAAGACCCTTTGGCAAGCCTTAATCCAAGCTACACCGTAGGCGCACAGATCAAAGAAGTACTGCATCAACATGAAGACTTACGTGGCGCGGCGCTCCATGCGCGTACGCTAGAGTTACTTGATCAAGTTGGGATTTCAGATGCCAAAAATCGCATCAACTCTTTCCCACACCAACTCTCGGGCGGGATGAATCAGCGCGTAATGATTGCTATGGCGATTGCCTGCAATCCCAAATTGCTGATTGCCGATGAACCAACCACTGCGCTTGATGTCACCATTCAAGCCCAGATTATGCAATTGCTGGTTGATTTACAAAAAGAACGTTGTATGGCGCTCGTATTAATTTCGCATGATCTTGCCGTAGTCTCGCAAGTTGCGCGACGAGTCGCGGTCATGTATGCGGGCGAGATTGTTGAAACAAATGACGTGCCCAAAATTTTTGAGCAACCGCATCACCCCTATACAGAAGCATTACTGACGGCAATTCCCGAGCATAACCGCGGAGCCAAGCGCCTCGTAGCGCTGTCAGGCGTGGTACCTGGGCATCAGGACCGTCCGCCAGGCTGCCTATTTGCGCCGCGGTGTAAATATAGAATTGACGCTTGTGAACAAGCGCGGCCGCCATTGACACCTCTTGAAGGAGGCGCGGTACGCTGCATTAAACCGCTTAATTTGCAATCAGCCGCTCATACACCTGCCGCCTCTTACTTTACATCATGA
- the queC gene encoding 7-cyano-7-deazaguanine synthase QueC, giving the protein MAAQTNPHSRALVLFSGGQDSATCLAWALQRFHHVETIGFDYGQRHRVELECRNLFRTRLIETEAFAPWRTRLHGDHLVDLSVFGAISDTAMTRDIQIETLANGLPNTFVPGRNLLFLTVAAAFAYRRNLQVLVAGMCETDFSGYPDCRDDTVKALQVALNLGMDRRFVIETPLMWLDKAQTWQLAYTLGGELLVDLVRLETHTCYLGKRNTLHDWGYGCGECPSCMLRKQGYTAFVAGLN; this is encoded by the coding sequence GTGGCGGCGCAAACAAACCCTCATAGCCGTGCACTCGTACTATTCTCCGGCGGCCAAGATTCGGCGACCTGCCTTGCCTGGGCGCTGCAGCGGTTTCATCATGTTGAAACCATCGGCTTTGATTACGGCCAACGCCATCGGGTTGAACTTGAATGCCGCAACCTTTTTCGAACGCGTCTCATAGAAACTGAAGCATTCGCGCCTTGGCGTACCCGCTTACATGGTGATCATCTGGTCGATTTGTCTGTATTTGGGGCTATCAGCGATACGGCCATGACGCGCGATATTCAGATTGAGACACTTGCTAACGGGTTACCCAATACCTTTGTGCCAGGCCGTAATTTACTGTTCTTGACGGTCGCTGCCGCATTCGCGTATCGACGGAATTTACAGGTACTCGTAGCAGGAATGTGCGAAACTGATTTTTCCGGTTATCCAGATTGCCGTGACGATACCGTCAAAGCACTGCAAGTCGCCCTCAATCTGGGGATGGATCGCCGTTTTGTGATCGAAACTCCGTTGATGTGGCTTGATAAAGCGCAAACCTGGCAGCTTGCCTATACGCTTGGCGGCGAGTTATTGGTTGACTTAGTTCGACTTGAAACACACACCTGCTATCTGGGCAAGCGTAATACACTACATGACTGGGGCTATGGTTGCGGCGAATGTCCATCTTGCATGTTGCGTAAACAAGGGTATACCGCCTTCGTAGCGGGCCTAAATTAA
- a CDS encoding dipeptide ABC transporter ATP-binding protein, giving the protein MNAPDTVLVAEGLTKHYSVRQGFLGHSLVSALNQVSFSLARGKTLAVVGESGCGKSTLARQITMVEEPTSGTLLINGHNAATANRATRAMLRRCVQMVFQHPFASLNPRKTVYATLAEPLIINTDFDQATRLARIEEMIATVGLRPEHMRRYPHMFSGGQQQRIAIARAMILEPQIVVADEPVSALDVSIQAQILNLFMDLQDRFGISYVFISHDLSVVEHIAHDVMVMYLGGIVEFGDKNTLFARARHPYTRALMSATPAIRSSERRIQIHLEGELPSPLNPPAGCTFHQRCPYAIERCRHEVPVLREVDHRQVACHRADELEI; this is encoded by the coding sequence ATGAATGCCCCTGACACCGTGCTTGTCGCGGAAGGTTTAACTAAACATTATTCGGTGCGCCAAGGATTCCTTGGGCACAGCTTAGTGAGCGCATTGAATCAAGTGTCATTTTCTCTCGCGCGCGGCAAAACGCTTGCCGTAGTTGGGGAATCAGGCTGTGGCAAATCAACGCTTGCACGCCAAATTACGATGGTTGAAGAGCCTACTTCAGGCACACTTTTGATCAATGGTCATAACGCTGCTACCGCTAACCGCGCTACCCGTGCAATGCTACGCCGCTGCGTACAAATGGTTTTCCAGCATCCATTTGCGTCGCTTAACCCAAGAAAAACCGTTTACGCTACTTTAGCCGAACCCCTCATTATTAATACGGATTTCGATCAGGCCACCCGCTTGGCGCGCATCGAGGAAATGATCGCTACGGTTGGCTTACGGCCTGAGCATATGAGGCGTTACCCACATATGTTTTCTGGCGGCCAGCAACAACGCATTGCGATTGCTCGGGCGATGATTCTTGAGCCGCAAATTGTAGTGGCCGATGAGCCCGTCTCTGCGCTTGATGTGTCTATTCAAGCGCAAATCCTCAATCTTTTCATGGATTTACAGGATCGTTTCGGTATTAGCTATGTATTTATCTCGCATGATCTATCTGTAGTCGAACATATCGCGCATGACGTGATGGTCATGTATCTTGGGGGGATTGTTGAATTTGGCGACAAAAATACGCTTTTTGCCCGCGCCCGTCATCCCTATACGCGCGCCCTTATGTCCGCTACCCCAGCAATCCGCTCTTCTGAAAGACGCATTCAAATTCACCTTGAAGGAGAGCTTCCGTCCCCGCTGAATCCTCCGGCCGGCTGCACGTTTCACCAGCGTTGCCCTTATGCGATTGAGCGTTGTCGGCATGAAGTGCCCGTCTTACGCGAGGTGGATCATCGGCAGGTTGCTTGTCATCGGGCCGATGAGCTAGAGATTTAA
- a CDS encoding ABC transporter substrate-binding protein, which translates to MITRRTTIKALAVAATAPFVWTPSRAASRQIIIRDPGGIYAKIYQDILYKPFTQETGIGVISIQSDAEPTAQIRTMVESKCYLWDMVAISHRAVLFMTTDKVYLEKHELEDDPIVSSIPPHFRSAYGVGTNAYATVLAYRTDAFKRHQAPQSWKDFWDVERFPGRRSLRKLPYDTIEIALMADGVPLEKIYPCNLDRALSSLDTIKPHVSVWWGGSGPQTEHLLKTREVDLIPVFSIWAQAAIDAGAPVAISWEQHLYGCHNWAILKGSPNADACRKFIRFACHPKRQALLAPYGIGPTHPDAFKSNYIHSKYVRRLPTHPDNLKKGLFIDASYWLKQDDIIQRFNHWLLV; encoded by the coding sequence TTGATTACTCGCCGCACAACCATTAAGGCACTAGCCGTTGCTGCAACCGCCCCTTTTGTCTGGACGCCTTCCCGGGCGGCTTCGCGACAGATCATCATACGTGATCCTGGTGGAATTTATGCAAAAATATACCAAGACATTTTATACAAGCCTTTTACGCAAGAGACGGGTATTGGAGTGATCAGCATCCAGTCTGATGCAGAACCGACTGCGCAGATTCGGACGATGGTTGAGAGTAAGTGTTATCTATGGGATATGGTGGCGATCAGTCATCGGGCGGTTCTATTTATGACAACAGACAAGGTTTATCTGGAAAAGCACGAGCTTGAAGATGATCCTATTGTTTCATCGATTCCACCTCATTTTAGATCCGCATACGGAGTGGGCACGAATGCATATGCGACTGTACTTGCCTATAGGACAGATGCTTTTAAAAGGCATCAAGCACCTCAATCATGGAAAGATTTTTGGGATGTAGAAAGATTCCCTGGCCGTCGCAGTCTACGTAAGCTTCCTTATGACACGATTGAAATTGCATTAATGGCGGATGGTGTTCCGCTAGAGAAAATTTATCCGTGTAATCTTGATAGAGCGCTTAGTAGCCTTGATACGATTAAACCCCATGTCTCAGTCTGGTGGGGAGGGAGCGGACCACAGACCGAACATTTGCTGAAAACCCGTGAAGTTGATTTAATTCCGGTTTTTAGTATTTGGGCGCAGGCTGCCATAGATGCTGGTGCGCCGGTTGCAATTTCATGGGAACAGCACCTTTACGGATGTCACAATTGGGCAATTTTGAAAGGAAGCCCTAATGCCGATGCCTGCCGAAAATTTATTCGGTTTGCCTGTCACCCAAAGCGGCAAGCGCTACTCGCGCCATACGGAATTGGACCTACTCACCCTGATGCGTTTAAGTCAAATTATATTCATTCGAAATATGTTAGGCGTCTTCCAACTCATCCAGATAACCTTAAAAAAGGTTTATTTATTGATGCTTCGTATTGGCTTAAACAAGATGACATCATCCAACGATTTAACCACTGGCTATTGGTTTGA
- a CDS encoding ABC transporter permease subunit: MNESNLREFWAHFRTHRGAVLAGALLIALMLTAIFAPVLAPYDPIEQYRDAIRVPPAWQENGSWRFILGTDQAGRDILSRLIYGARLSFWIGSISVLLALSLGTVLGLCAAFFQRWLDAPIMRLIDVLLALPALLLAVAVVAILGPGLTNTMYAIAIVTLPGYVRLTRASALAELSKEYVVASRVAGASTFRLMFSQVLPNCAAPLIVQATLGFSTALLDAAALGFLGIGVQPPLAEWGSMLASARDYMNSAWWMVTMPGVAILVTVLSINLLGDGLRDALDPKLKQIY, encoded by the coding sequence ATGAACGAATCCAACTTAAGAGAATTTTGGGCGCATTTCCGCACCCATCGGGGAGCAGTCTTAGCAGGCGCGCTACTTATCGCACTTATGCTTACTGCAATCTTCGCACCTGTACTCGCGCCGTATGATCCGATTGAGCAATATCGAGATGCGATTCGCGTCCCCCCTGCTTGGCAAGAAAATGGTTCTTGGCGCTTTATATTGGGCACAGATCAAGCCGGGCGCGACATTCTTTCTCGGTTAATATATGGGGCGCGCTTATCATTTTGGATCGGCAGCATTTCAGTCTTACTCGCGCTTTCGCTAGGGACCGTGCTTGGCTTATGCGCTGCATTTTTTCAGCGCTGGCTGGATGCGCCTATCATGCGTCTGATTGATGTGCTGCTGGCATTACCTGCGCTTTTATTGGCCGTTGCAGTAGTCGCGATACTCGGCCCAGGACTCACCAATACAATGTATGCCATCGCAATTGTCACTCTGCCCGGTTATGTGCGGCTCACTCGCGCTTCGGCACTGGCTGAGTTAAGCAAAGAATATGTGGTTGCGTCCCGCGTAGCAGGGGCAAGCACTTTTCGGCTGATGTTTTCGCAAGTATTGCCAAATTGCGCAGCCCCGTTAATCGTGCAAGCAACCCTTGGCTTTTCAACCGCGCTGCTGGATGCCGCAGCGCTAGGTTTTCTCGGGATTGGCGTACAGCCTCCGCTGGCTGAGTGGGGTTCAATGCTGGCTTCCGCGCGCGATTATATGAATAGCGCCTGGTGGATGGTGACCATGCCCGGGGTTGCTATTCTGGTCACCGTACTTTCCATTAACTTGCTTGGCGATGGGTTGCGCGATGCCCTTGACCCCAAATTAAAGCAAATTTATTAA
- a CDS encoding LysR family transcriptional regulator, translating to MIINQKRLRYFYAVHTNGKIRKAADYLDIDCSVITRQIALLEEEIGEKLFERHSRGMTLTEVGALLLDYYRYTQNAQQAFETGLQELRGMKRGAIRIVVLKAYGELLVESVLSDFCKEHSGLNISITETSTADQAVAEVIADEAHIGIMSHYSLNNQNIKYSVCASLPMCLVVSHKHPLAVQKKVTFSDAARYPLALPSPTSNLWHMIREAERLENIQLTPAFISDSISARKKFSSIDNGGTLMSALAAAQEIKTGQLVALEIDHQCFQAFQLCLVVKRNKPFLPAMNQLLRTLEAKLRVCAQTAKGLSAH from the coding sequence ATGATCATTAATCAAAAAAGACTGCGCTATTTCTATGCGGTGCACACCAATGGAAAAATCCGCAAAGCCGCAGATTATTTAGATATTGATTGTTCTGTCATCACTCGCCAGATTGCGCTATTAGAAGAAGAGATAGGTGAAAAGTTATTCGAGCGGCATTCTCGAGGTATGACATTAACGGAGGTGGGGGCATTATTGCTTGATTACTACCGCTATACTCAGAATGCCCAGCAAGCTTTTGAGACAGGTTTACAGGAATTGCGCGGAATGAAGCGAGGAGCAATTCGTATTGTTGTGCTCAAAGCGTATGGTGAGCTTCTAGTAGAGAGTGTGCTCAGTGATTTCTGTAAAGAGCATTCTGGTTTAAATATTTCGATTACAGAAACCAGTACAGCCGATCAAGCAGTGGCTGAGGTCATCGCGGATGAGGCACATATAGGAATTATGAGCCATTATTCTCTAAATAACCAAAATATTAAATACAGTGTTTGTGCGTCGCTTCCTATGTGTTTAGTGGTAAGTCATAAGCACCCGCTGGCGGTCCAGAAAAAGGTTACTTTCTCGGATGCAGCACGTTACCCGCTGGCGTTGCCGTCCCCTACATCTAATTTGTGGCATATGATTCGGGAAGCCGAACGCTTGGAGAACATCCAACTCACTCCGGCATTTATCAGTGACTCTATCTCTGCTCGGAAAAAATTTTCTAGTATTGATAACGGCGGAACGTTGATGTCAGCACTTGCTGCGGCCCAAGAAATTAAAACCGGTCAGCTGGTGGCACTTGAAATAGATCACCAATGTTTTCAAGCGTTCCAACTCTGTTTGGTTGTCAAAAGGAATAAGCCATTTCTTCCGGCAATGAATCAACTACTTAGAACGCTCGAAGCAAAACTACGGGTTTGCGCGCAGACGGCTAAGGGCCTGAGCGCTCATTAA
- a CDS encoding LysR family transcriptional regulator: MVINQKRLLYFHAVYAQGKIRKAADHLNTDCSVITRQIQLLEQELGAKLFERRPRGMAPTEAGELLMEYYRGQYKLEETLMVRLQELEQRGNIHLAMPTAFVIPLMSIFDDFRLQYPNVHLHIEEIFESNKIVSLVAEDIVHIGVIHCCSNFPDIRCYASEPLPLRLLVNKTHPLSDRRKVTFSEAISYPFSLAAATDIVSSSIKKAALSEKIELPLPVFVSNSTVARKIFACTGSGGIFMSEFSAYEEIKTGKLVALEVEHPVFNSAELSLIVRRGKSLSSAANQLLRLLSSRLPMFRQLKPEASDSLIH, translated from the coding sequence ATGGTCATCAATCAGAAGCGACTGCTTTATTTCCATGCGGTTTATGCCCAAGGAAAAATCCGCAAAGCAGCAGATCATTTAAATACGGACTGTTCTGTCATTACCCGCCAGATTCAGCTATTAGAACAGGAGTTGGGCGCTAAACTGTTTGAGAGGCGTCCTAGAGGGATGGCGCCGACTGAGGCGGGTGAATTATTAATGGAATACTATCGGGGCCAATATAAATTAGAAGAGACTCTAATGGTTCGCTTACAAGAGCTGGAGCAACGGGGCAATATTCATCTTGCTATGCCTACTGCCTTTGTGATTCCATTAATGAGCATATTTGATGATTTCCGCCTTCAATACCCTAATGTGCATCTTCATATCGAAGAAATTTTTGAGTCTAATAAAATTGTCAGCTTAGTTGCTGAAGATATTGTGCATATAGGCGTAATTCATTGTTGCTCTAATTTTCCGGATATTCGTTGCTACGCAAGCGAGCCTTTACCTTTAAGGCTATTGGTCAATAAAACTCATCCGCTCTCTGATCGGCGCAAGGTCACTTTTTCAGAAGCGATAAGCTATCCATTTTCATTAGCTGCTGCCACAGATATTGTTTCATCCTCAATAAAGAAAGCCGCTCTTTCCGAGAAAATTGAGCTGCCTCTTCCAGTATTCGTTAGTAATTCAACCGTAGCCCGGAAAATCTTTGCTTGCACGGGCTCGGGTGGAATATTTATGTCGGAATTTTCAGCGTATGAGGAAATTAAAACGGGTAAGCTGGTGGCGCTGGAAGTCGAACATCCAGTTTTTAATTCAGCCGAGCTGAGCCTCATTGTTAGACGAGGCAAATCACTTTCGTCAGCAGCGAATCAATTGCTTAGATTGCTTTCTTCAAGATTACCTATGTTCAGACAGCTTAAGCCAGAGGCTAGTGATAGCCTAATACATTGA
- a CDS encoding 2-hydroxycarboxylate transporter family protein — protein MGRLRLLFRCAHWQRLINKRVGIIPLPAYFLILACLGILLALKEISGDISIMIALLAACGFTCAAIGERIPVLRQIGGPVIVSILLPACLAHYKILPSELITVISDFWHSTKFVYLFSACVIVGSILSMNRQALITGIVKIFIPLAAGSVLEKSRFCIANPSFRKFFI, from the coding sequence ATGGGGAGACTCAGACTTTTATTCAGGTGCGCTCACTGGCAAAGGCTAATTAATAAGAGAGTTGGCATTATCCCGTTGCCGGCATATTTCCTTATCCTTGCTTGCCTAGGAATTCTGCTAGCCCTAAAAGAAATCTCTGGCGATATTTCAATCATGATCGCGCTGCTTGCCGCATGCGGCTTTACCTGTGCCGCAATAGGTGAGCGCATTCCGGTTCTACGACAAATAGGCGGGCCGGTTATCGTAAGCATCCTCCTTCCAGCCTGTCTGGCCCATTACAAAATCTTACCTAGTGAATTAATTACGGTAATCAGCGACTTTTGGCACTCGACTAAATTTGTCTATTTATTTAGTGCTTGTGTCATCGTTGGCAGCATCCTTAGCATGAATCGCCAGGCGCTTATCACTGGCATCGTCAAGATTTTTATTCCCCTTGCCGCAGGCTCTGTCCTAGAAAAATCCCGATTTTGCATAGCGAATCCCTCCTTCCGAAAATTTTTTATATAA
- a CDS encoding ABC transporter substrate-binding protein: MNHPPNEKRRAAVRKMVALSAAVVASPFVITSARGAGKESVKQKIVIRTSGGYLQQAYTEILFKPFKQKFGIEVIGIPSNAEPTAEVKAMVETKAYTWNMASLSHRAIQFLGPAYLEPHGLEHDPVVSTIMPQFMSPYSVGTNVFTIVLAYRTDAFKARQAPRTWQDFWDTNNFPGRRGLRRSPFDTIEQALMADGVPPSQVYPCELDRAFRSLDRIKSHISVWYQNAPETEQLLKSGEVDLIPAFTDRVLAAIKAGAPVTFSWDQHIYGYDNWTILKGAPNVDACREFIKFASHPRQQALLAPYGIGPTQPEVLKPGYIDLKHAKLLATYPDNLKKGLPSNALYWMNHQSSVIERYSRWMLS, encoded by the coding sequence ATGAATCATCCACCTAACGAAAAACGTAGAGCAGCGGTTAGAAAAATGGTTGCTTTAAGCGCAGCAGTGGTAGCTTCGCCTTTTGTCATTACCTCTGCTAGGGGAGCGGGTAAAGAAAGTGTTAAGCAAAAAATAGTCATCCGTACTTCGGGCGGCTATCTTCAGCAGGCATACACAGAAATCCTATTCAAACCTTTTAAGCAAAAATTTGGGATTGAAGTGATCGGCATTCCATCCAACGCCGAGCCCACCGCAGAAGTTAAGGCAATGGTCGAAACCAAAGCTTACACATGGAATATGGCAAGTCTTAGCCATCGGGCGATCCAGTTTTTGGGTCCAGCTTATCTAGAGCCACATGGACTTGAACATGATCCCGTGGTCTCAACCATTATGCCGCAATTCATGTCACCTTACAGCGTAGGGACGAACGTATTTACGATCGTGCTTGCGTATCGCACGGATGCTTTTAAAGCGCGCCAAGCGCCAAGAACATGGCAGGATTTTTGGGATACCAATAACTTTCCTGGCCGCCGCGGGCTGCGCAGAAGCCCCTTCGATACCATCGAACAAGCGCTTATGGCAGATGGCGTTCCTCCGAGTCAAGTTTACCCATGTGAACTCGATCGTGCCTTTCGCAGTCTGGACAGAATTAAATCTCATATCTCCGTCTGGTACCAAAATGCCCCGGAAACTGAACAACTTCTTAAATCTGGCGAAGTCGATTTAATCCCGGCTTTTACGGACCGCGTGCTAGCTGCGATTAAGGCTGGCGCACCCGTTACATTTTCGTGGGATCAGCATATCTATGGATACGATAATTGGACCATTCTAAAAGGCGCACCTAACGTTGATGCTTGCCGTGAATTCATCAAATTTGCCTCACATCCACGGCAGCAGGCACTGCTTGCACCGTACGGGATAGGGCCCACCCAACCGGAGGTTTTAAAGCCAGGCTATATTGATCTAAAGCATGCCAAGCTGCTTGCGACTTATCCAGACAACCTCAAAAAAGGTCTCCCTAGCAACGCTTTATACTGGATGAACCATCAAAGCTCGGTGATTGAGCGCTATAGTCGGTGGATGCTAAGTTAG
- a CDS encoding ABC transporter permease subunit — protein sequence MLRSILHRLGMFVPTFIGITVLTFTLIHVIPGDPIEIMMGDRGITPEAHAEAMHHLGLDLPLPVQYLRYLSKVLHGDLGISLATHTSVMDEFLARFPATLELSLGALCFALLIGLPAGILAALKPGSLLDRAMMSIALAGYSMPIFWWGLILIMFFSVQLGWVPVSGHLAIQYDIPSVTGFTLIDTWLSDQEGAFRSALHHLILPSIVLGTIPLAVIARMTRSSMLEVLRENYIRTARAKGLSPSRVIIVHALRNALIPVVTVIGLQVGSLLSGAVLTETIFSWPGVGKWLIDAINRRDYPIVQSGILVLATLVIIVNLLVDVLYGVLNPRIRHSR from the coding sequence ATGTTGCGATCTATTCTCCACCGTCTTGGTATGTTCGTGCCGACTTTTATCGGCATTACGGTACTTACCTTTACGCTCATTCATGTGATTCCCGGCGACCCCATCGAAATCATGATGGGCGATCGCGGCATTACGCCAGAAGCTCATGCTGAAGCGATGCACCACCTCGGACTGGATTTGCCATTACCGGTGCAATATCTGCGTTATTTATCAAAGGTTCTGCACGGTGATCTCGGTATTTCACTCGCCACTCATACCAGCGTTATGGATGAATTCTTAGCCCGCTTTCCGGCAACGCTTGAGCTCTCATTGGGAGCGCTTTGTTTCGCCCTCCTGATTGGTTTGCCGGCGGGTATTTTGGCAGCGCTTAAGCCCGGCTCGCTGCTTGATCGCGCAATGATGAGCATCGCGCTAGCAGGCTATTCAATGCCGATCTTTTGGTGGGGATTAATCCTCATTATGTTTTTTTCCGTACAGCTTGGTTGGGTGCCTGTATCAGGGCACTTGGCAATTCAATATGATATCCCCTCGGTTACCGGTTTTACGCTGATTGATACCTGGCTTTCTGACCAAGAAGGCGCTTTTCGTTCTGCCCTACATCATTTAATTTTGCCATCCATTGTATTAGGTACCATTCCGCTAGCGGTGATTGCGCGTATGACCCGCTCCTCCATGCTCGAAGTTTTGCGTGAGAACTATATTCGCACTGCGCGCGCCAAAGGGCTCTCGCCAAGCCGCGTGATCATCGTCCATGCGCTACGCAATGCATTAATTCCGGTGGTAACCGTGATTGGCTTGCAAGTTGGCTCACTGCTTTCAGGCGCAGTACTCACCGAGACGATTTTCTCTTGGCCCGGGGTCGGCAAATGGCTGATTGATGCCATCAACCGGCGCGATTATCCGATTGTGCAAAGTGGCATTTTAGTGCTGGCTACACTCGTTATCATCGTTAATTTGCTGGTCGATGTGTTATACGGCGTGCTTAACCCGCGTATTCGCCATTCGAGGTAG